Proteins co-encoded in one Paracoccus sediminicola genomic window:
- a CDS encoding ArdC family protein — protein sequence MATFDLYQTITDQIIRSIEAGTPAWRKPWTGEAGGSPFPRRANGEHYRGINVLMLWLAAEENGYRSAYWFTYRQAQEAGGQVRKGERSSTVVKYGTFEREDEATGDDKRIPYLKAYRVFNAEQIDGLPEEFQAKPADPARDLGTEAYAELDAFFAGTGADIRHSDEPRAYYVPAEDYIHMPLVATFHSAGGYYATLAHEATHWTGHKSRLDRFGRFNDRKAHAFEELVAEVGNCMVCASLGLTPDFDQSAAYLKSWLRALADDKRLIFKAASEAQKAADWLLKAASTDEADATEDRAAA from the coding sequence ATGGCAACTTTCGATCTTTACCAGACCATCACCGACCAGATCATCCGCAGCATCGAGGCTGGCACGCCCGCATGGCGTAAGCCATGGACCGGCGAAGCGGGCGGCTCGCCCTTTCCGCGCCGCGCCAATGGCGAACACTATCGCGGCATCAATGTGCTGATGTTGTGGCTGGCCGCCGAGGAAAACGGCTATCGCAGCGCCTATTGGTTCACCTATCGCCAAGCTCAGGAAGCAGGCGGGCAGGTCCGCAAGGGCGAGAGATCATCAACCGTTGTGAAATATGGCACGTTTGAGCGCGAGGACGAAGCCACCGGCGACGACAAGCGCATCCCCTACCTGAAAGCCTATCGTGTTTTCAACGCCGAGCAGATCGACGGATTGCCGGAAGAGTTTCAGGCAAAGCCTGCCGATCCCGCCCGCGATCTTGGCACCGAAGCCTATGCCGAGCTTGACGCTTTCTTCGCCGGGACCGGCGCAGATATTCGCCACAGCGACGAGCCGCGCGCCTATTATGTCCCAGCTGAGGATTACATTCACATGCCGCTCGTGGCGACTTTTCACAGCGCCGGCGGGTACTACGCCACCCTCGCCCATGAGGCCACCCATTGGACCGGCCACAAGTCGCGGCTCGATCGCTTTGGCCGCTTCAATGACCGTAAGGCCCATGCGTTCGAGGAGTTGGTGGCCGAGGTGGGAAATTGCATGGTTTGCGCAAGTCTCGGGCTGACACCGGATTTCGACCAGTCAGCCGCCTATCTGAAAAGCTGGCTGCGGGCATTGGCCGACGACAAGCGCCTGATCTTCAAAGCGGCATCGGAAGCACAGAAGGCCGCCGATTGGTTGCTGAAAGCCGCGTCGACTGATGAGGCCGACGCGACCGAAGACAGGGCCGCCGCGTGA
- a CDS encoding UvrD-helicase domain-containing protein, which translates to MKRGIVRPERILAVTFTEASAAELRERISARLMASMHPASPRPLSGDRALGLSGKPACAPSQSGRCDWLRLLRSVSSRARSSRAGPSRPALPVSAHPGDGHWRGVN; encoded by the coding sequence ATAAAGCGGGGCATCGTGCGCCCGGAGCGCATTCTGGCCGTTACCTTCACGGAAGCCTCCGCCGCTGAATTAAGAGAGCGTATATCGGCCCGTTTGATGGCTTCCATGCACCCGGCGTCTCCCCGTCCTTTGTCCGGGGACCGTGCCCTAGGCTTGTCCGGCAAGCCGGCCTGCGCCCCCAGCCAGTCAGGGCGATGCGACTGGCTGCGGCTTCTGCGGTCTGTCTCGTCCCGAGCCAGATCCTCGCGCGCCGGTCCTAGTCGCCCTGCCCTGCCCGTCTCGGCCCATCCGGGTGACGGTCACTGGCGCGGGGTCAATTGA
- a CDS encoding thermonuclease family protein, producing MSGGWVKTVVMMTGLALAVTGCRAPMGVDPAEIQVVDGDTIRWQGQRIRLQGLDTPELFSPQCPAELAAARAARDALRGRLAAAQRAELRIAPELDRYGRGLARLALDGEDVARAMIRVGHARPYDGGARPGWCG from the coding sequence ATGAGCGGCGGATGGGTCAAGACAGTGGTGATGATGACAGGGCTGGCCCTGGCTGTCACCGGCTGTCGGGCACCAATGGGCGTTGACCCTGCCGAAATTCAGGTAGTCGATGGGGACACGATCCGATGGCAGGGTCAGCGCATCCGGCTGCAAGGACTGGATACTCCCGAACTGTTCAGCCCGCAATGCCCGGCTGAACTGGCGGCGGCGCGGGCGGCAAGAGATGCGCTGCGCGGGCGCCTCGCTGCCGCGCAGCGGGCAGAATTGAGGATCGCGCCGGAACTGGACCGATATGGGCGCGGTCTGGCAAGGCTCGCCCTCGATGGCGAGGACGTGGCAAGGGCAATGATCCGTGTGGGACATGCGCGACCATATGACGGCGGCGCCCGGCCCGGATGGTGTGGCTAA
- a CDS encoding DUF3768 domain-containing protein codes for MLDTDNLTYACRACWHTFDAIEQPWQCPKCAAIGKPRDFPTLETDLIARQNDAFRKGMIAGLPRDMLGRIVSTPGVRAMGRDFETAAYVAVAKDTVFSEANDPWGARDFGAVIVNGTKVWWKIDLYNNDFDGGSEAPCDLAQTRRLVTILLPSEY; via the coding sequence ATGCTCGATACCGATAATCTGACCTACGCTTGCCGGGCGTGCTGGCATACCTTCGATGCCATCGAACAGCCGTGGCAATGCCCGAAATGCGCCGCCATTGGAAAGCCCCGTGACTTTCCGACGCTCGAAACCGACCTTATTGCCCGGCAGAACGACGCTTTCCGCAAGGGGATGATCGCTGGCCTGCCCCGCGACATGCTTGGCCGGATCGTCAGCACGCCGGGCGTTCGTGCCATGGGACGCGATTTTGAAACCGCCGCCTATGTCGCTGTCGCCAAAGACACGGTTTTCAGCGAGGCCAATGACCCTTGGGGCGCGCGTGATTTCGGGGCCGTGATCGTCAACGGCACGAAGGTCTGGTGGAAGATCGACCTGTACAACAACGACTTTGACGGCGGTTCCGAAGCGCCCTGCGATCTCGCGCAGACCCGCCGCCTCGTCACCATCCTCTTGCCGTCAGAATACTGA
- a CDS encoding helix-turn-helix domain-containing protein, producing the protein MKTELRLRGTNMTELARDLGVTPASVTTVSQGVRRSARIEAALAAAVGRTVAEVFPDRYPPDDTE; encoded by the coding sequence ATGAAAACAGAGCTGCGCCTTCGTGGCACGAACATGACGGAGCTGGCCCGCGATCTTGGCGTGACTCCTGCATCAGTGACAACCGTCAGCCAAGGTGTCCGCCGTTCTGCAAGAATTGAAGCTGCCCTCGCGGCGGCAGTTGGACGGACAGTTGCTGAGGTGTTTCCTGACCGTTACCCACCAGACGACACAGAATAG
- a CDS encoding DUF4942 domain-containing protein yields the protein MNAPLSFNAGALVAPLNIEAICMMRERALSEMEEAIAAIAKGYALARGAAETAKGATAGHASYLHYDDNQTVEKSLYPDFDTEKTFATYKRTLDAAIWRRIVEETRLKEIMDRTERDQLDKQMAANDMPEPTFETIRATLARLTGEANLIFQRGVARAFASLSPAFKSHDAFKINKRMIFEWVFSEGGYWSYSGHGEQLRRTLADVERVFSQLAGNRSYGALERAIGLSRRGGYGARQSEVESEYFLARTFKNGNLHLWIKDEALLRKVNRVLADYYGEVLPDAAGAEAQPADFRPGTALAKDLAFYPTPAEVVDYLLDGLRIEPSEKVLEPSAGIGALVRPLLAQGANVDAIEVHPDRAEVLRGIAHPALSVKCANFLKLPARPIYDCVVMNPPFYHTTWADHVRHAFDFLKPGGELRAILPASAEVGSTAKHERFRAWAESHAPRGWRRGLWRDLPAESFASVGVRINTVVLTLTK from the coding sequence ATGAACGCCCCGCTGTCCTTCAATGCAGGGGCGCTTGTCGCGCCCCTCAACATCGAGGCCATTTGCATGATGCGCGAACGCGCGCTGTCCGAGATGGAAGAGGCTATTGCCGCTATTGCGAAGGGCTACGCCCTCGCGCGCGGCGCGGCCGAGACCGCCAAGGGCGCGACCGCCGGTCACGCCTCTTACCTGCACTACGACGACAACCAGACCGTCGAAAAATCCCTCTATCCCGATTTCGACACCGAAAAGACCTTCGCCACCTACAAGCGCACCCTGGATGCCGCAATCTGGCGCCGCATCGTCGAGGAAACCCGCCTCAAGGAAATCATGGACCGCACCGAACGCGACCAGCTCGACAAGCAGATGGCCGCGAACGACATGCCGGAACCGACATTCGAGACGATCCGGGCCACCCTCGCCCGCCTGACCGGCGAGGCCAACCTGATCTTTCAGCGCGGCGTGGCGCGCGCCTTCGCGTCACTGTCGCCCGCCTTCAAGAGCCACGACGCCTTCAAGATCAACAAGCGCATGATCTTCGAATGGGTGTTCAGCGAAGGGGGGTACTGGTCCTATTCTGGACATGGCGAACAGTTGCGCCGCACCTTGGCCGACGTTGAGCGGGTGTTTTCGCAGCTTGCCGGCAACCGCAGCTATGGCGCGCTTGAACGTGCCATCGGGCTCAGCCGCCGCGGCGGCTATGGCGCACGGCAAAGCGAGGTCGAAAGCGAATATTTCCTCGCCCGCACCTTCAAGAACGGAAACCTGCACCTCTGGATCAAGGATGAAGCCCTGTTGCGGAAGGTGAACCGCGTGCTGGCCGATTATTACGGCGAGGTGCTGCCCGACGCCGCCGGCGCCGAGGCGCAGCCCGCCGATTTCCGGCCGGGCACCGCGCTTGCAAAGGATCTGGCCTTCTACCCGACCCCGGCCGAAGTCGTCGACTACCTGCTTGACGGGCTGCGGATCGAACCAAGCGAAAAGGTCCTGGAACCAAGCGCCGGCATCGGCGCGCTCGTCCGCCCCCTGCTGGCGCAGGGCGCAAACGTCGACGCGATTGAGGTCCATCCTGACCGGGCCGAGGTCCTTCGCGGCATCGCCCATCCTGCTCTGAGCGTGAAATGCGCGAACTTCCTGAAGCTGCCCGCCCGGCCAATCTATGATTGTGTCGTCATGAACCCGCCATTCTATCATACGACCTGGGCCGATCACGTCCGGCATGCCTTCGACTTCCTGAAGCCGGGCGGCGAGCTGCGCGCGATCCTGCCCGCCTCTGCCGAGGTCGGCAGCACCGCAAAGCACGAACGCTTTCGGGCATGGGCCGAGAGCCATGCCCCGCGCGGCTGGCGGCGCGGTCTCTGGCGAGACCTGCCGGCCGAGAGCTTCGCCAGTGTCGGCGTGCGCATCAATACGGTGGTCCTCACCCTGACAAAGTGA
- a CDS encoding ATP-binding protein — MSNGVTKIGRWISDKFIEIAEALRLRSASSVKPAKFVDLAPTDEADQGGVYSAALKFATDSPNVSNIALTGPYGSGKSSIIRSFLKSYNGQALPISLAAFLPEAVDERPPVNKQEIERSILQQLLYGADADKLPLSRFKRIQTPGFWSIFRSLYILTGLLALWHMFDKRAAIFDGSYFKPFDLTNGLDISVAAFALIFLWSAIHHFYVASFGVSLKSVSLKDIQIRPSSEDQDSILNRHLDEIIYFFQSTRYDLVIVEDLDRFDDSDIFVTLREINSLVNGNVGVRRRIRFLYALRDDMFVNTDRTKFFEFIIPVIPIINSSNSIDMVLAQGKRLELDGRLDKQFLREVSRYLSDLRLIHNIFNEYAIYVANLEADGENILDPTKLLAVLIYKNVYPRDFERLHRREGYLAGILERKDELIAAREQSCRSEIADLERDIEAAEKQIPKDLRELRRIYAMALLETLPTNIAGLSLTGQAYVGPTQLSEHKDFEQFVTVQTIYYNTSNGFRYQHNNAAFQGSVDPEASYAERVRRIEHKADTHKKTAHRRIAHLRNEIKSIRTSKFSVLLRSSTQEVEDLFKGLGDGGDLARFLLLEGHLDDSYYQYTSLFHSGRLSPNDNKFLIQIRAFNTPEPIFPIDNPSEVIAGMREDDFSLDYALNVRLVDALLASDEHKERLGRVFAHLSNEFLNQQEFFEAYYATGSHVADFLRQFVDAWRGFVPVALESPSAVLHIASLIEHLPPVLLARERKEHPEIRSFAADNLRDILDLLEGVDPVKLEELQIETKDLAAIDGYPNIARKLYEVGHYRLNDANFDYIFGSILGKEIGPALRKRHYTAVRKSGAEPLLDRVENDFEAYFANVLLVMDDDDVEDIDAILAVMSHDTLDAEEVETFVLRQTKLLPAFEEVPVRFQAMVFRRTRIVPRWSNCLAFIQSENFETEALIAFLNDEVVRAALLDTPIPDTEEALPLRQFLFNAVVLTDEAYRAYVRALPKEFKKFPDAVSANKRQILIDEQRVTFNAENLAALDGEVDLQTAFVAQNIASYLRDPSSFSVDDDFRERLLATDISDDEKRAIIGLMDLSGLPSLPDRAGIVGPILLRTNCTLPSLTTDIVKAIIVNAKPVGTQIRLLNLLHEKLDKNEVREVLGQLPDPYSKIQTGYSRPALRRTNENSELVRWLDERDIISSVGSSLWSTDIIVHLYRS; from the coding sequence ATGAGTAATGGTGTTACTAAAATCGGTCGCTGGATCTCCGACAAGTTCATCGAGATAGCGGAAGCGCTGCGCCTACGATCCGCTTCGTCGGTAAAGCCAGCGAAATTCGTCGATCTCGCCCCAACCGATGAGGCTGACCAAGGAGGGGTGTATTCAGCCGCATTGAAATTCGCGACCGACAGTCCGAACGTATCCAACATCGCGCTCACAGGGCCTTATGGCTCGGGCAAAAGCAGTATCATTCGATCGTTCCTGAAGTCCTATAACGGCCAAGCCTTACCCATCTCTCTCGCCGCCTTCTTACCGGAAGCCGTCGATGAGCGGCCACCGGTGAACAAACAGGAGATCGAGCGTAGTATCCTCCAGCAACTGCTCTACGGGGCGGATGCAGACAAACTGCCCCTCTCGCGCTTCAAGCGCATCCAAACGCCAGGATTCTGGTCAATCTTTCGATCACTCTACATTCTCACCGGACTGCTGGCTCTCTGGCATATGTTCGACAAACGCGCAGCGATCTTTGATGGATCGTATTTCAAACCGTTCGACCTCACGAACGGGCTCGACATCTCCGTAGCCGCTTTCGCACTGATCTTTCTTTGGTCTGCGATTCATCACTTCTACGTCGCCAGCTTCGGCGTTTCGCTCAAGAGCGTTTCGTTGAAGGACATTCAGATACGACCGTCTTCGGAAGACCAGGATTCTATCCTTAACCGTCACCTCGACGAGATCATCTATTTCTTCCAGTCGACGCGTTACGACCTCGTCATTGTGGAGGATCTTGATCGCTTCGACGATTCCGATATCTTCGTCACCCTTCGCGAGATCAACAGCCTCGTGAATGGCAATGTGGGCGTGAGACGCCGGATCAGATTCCTCTACGCGCTGCGCGACGACATGTTCGTCAACACCGACCGGACAAAGTTCTTCGAGTTCATTATACCCGTCATTCCGATTATCAACAGCTCGAACTCGATTGATATGGTGCTGGCGCAGGGCAAGCGGCTGGAGCTGGACGGAAGGCTCGATAAGCAGTTCCTGCGCGAAGTGTCCCGCTACCTAAGCGATCTCCGGCTGATCCACAACATCTTCAACGAGTACGCGATCTATGTCGCCAATCTGGAAGCAGATGGTGAGAACATCCTCGATCCCACGAAGCTTCTTGCCGTGCTGATATATAAGAATGTTTATCCTAGGGATTTCGAGCGATTGCATCGACGCGAAGGGTATCTCGCTGGAATTTTGGAGCGTAAAGACGAGCTCATCGCCGCGCGTGAACAGAGCTGTCGATCCGAGATCGCCGACCTCGAACGCGATATCGAAGCGGCCGAAAAGCAGATTCCGAAGGATTTGCGCGAGCTCCGGCGCATCTACGCGATGGCTCTGCTCGAAACGCTGCCAACCAATATCGCAGGGTTGAGCCTGACCGGACAGGCATATGTCGGGCCCACCCAATTATCCGAGCACAAAGATTTCGAACAATTCGTCACTGTTCAAACTATTTACTACAACACTTCCAATGGTTTTCGGTATCAGCATAATAACGCTGCTTTTCAGGGAAGCGTCGACCCCGAAGCAAGTTATGCCGAACGAGTGAGACGCATCGAACACAAGGCGGACACCCATAAGAAAACTGCGCATCGGAGGATCGCCCATTTAAGAAACGAGATCAAATCGATCCGGACGAGCAAGTTCAGCGTCCTGCTGCGGTCTAGCACGCAAGAAGTCGAAGACCTCTTCAAGGGTCTCGGCGACGGCGGCGATCTCGCCCGTTTCCTGCTCCTGGAGGGCCATCTCGACGACAGCTACTATCAGTACACCTCCCTGTTCCACTCTGGACGGCTTTCGCCGAACGACAACAAGTTCCTGATACAAATCAGGGCTTTCAACACACCTGAGCCCATCTTCCCGATTGACAATCCCAGCGAAGTCATCGCGGGAATGAGGGAGGACGATTTCAGTCTAGATTATGCGCTGAACGTCCGGCTTGTAGACGCGCTCCTGGCAAGCGATGAGCATAAGGAGCGGCTCGGGAGAGTCTTCGCGCATCTTTCGAACGAGTTTCTGAACCAGCAGGAGTTCTTCGAAGCCTATTATGCGACGGGATCGCACGTTGCCGATTTTTTGAGGCAGTTCGTTGACGCGTGGCGCGGTTTCGTACCGGTGGCCCTTGAGAGCCCCTCCGCAGTCTTGCATATCGCGAGCCTCATCGAACATCTTCCGCCGGTTTTGCTGGCTCGCGAACGCAAGGAGCACCCCGAGATTCGGTCATTCGCGGCCGACAACCTCCGCGACATTCTTGACCTGTTGGAGGGCGTGGATCCGGTCAAGCTCGAAGAGTTGCAGATCGAGACGAAGGATCTCGCCGCCATTGATGGATATCCGAACATTGCTCGCAAGCTTTATGAGGTCGGCCATTACCGCCTGAACGATGCGAACTTCGACTACATTTTTGGCTCTATCCTCGGCAAAGAAATCGGCCCGGCCTTGCGTAAGCGGCATTACACGGCGGTTCGAAAATCCGGAGCCGAACCGCTCCTCGACCGGGTGGAAAATGATTTTGAAGCGTATTTTGCAAACGTGCTGCTAGTTATGGACGATGATGATGTGGAGGATATTGACGCGATTCTAGCTGTGATGTCCCACGATACGCTTGATGCCGAAGAGGTAGAAACCTTCGTCCTACGCCAAACTAAGCTACTGCCGGCATTCGAAGAAGTGCCCGTGCGCTTTCAGGCCATGGTGTTCCGCAGGACCCGCATCGTTCCTAGGTGGTCCAACTGTCTTGCCTTCATTCAGTCTGAAAATTTCGAAACCGAAGCTCTTATCGCCTTCCTCAATGATGAGGTGGTCCGCGCAGCTCTTCTGGACACGCCGATCCCGGACACGGAGGAAGCGTTACCTCTCCGACAGTTTCTATTCAATGCAGTTGTTCTCACGGATGAGGCATATCGTGCATATGTCCGGGCGCTACCAAAGGAGTTCAAGAAATTTCCAGATGCCGTAAGCGCCAACAAGCGCCAGATACTGATCGATGAGCAACGCGTCACGTTCAATGCCGAGAATCTAGCGGCACTTGATGGCGAGGTTGATCTTCAAACGGCATTCGTCGCCCAGAACATCGCCTCCTATCTTCGCGACCCCAGCTCTTTCTCGGTCGACGATGATTTCCGGGAGCGATTGCTTGCCACCGATATCTCGGACGACGAGAAGCGTGCGATCATTGGTTTGATGGACTTGAGCGGTCTTCCCAGCCTTCCCGACCGTGCGGGTATCGTCGGGCCAATCCTGTTGCGGACTAATTGCACGCTGCCTTCGCTCACGACTGATATCGTCAAGGCAATTATCGTGAACGCAAAGCCAGTAGGCACACAGATACGGCTGCTAAACCTCCTTCACGAAAAGCTCGATAAGAACGAGGTTCGTGAGGTCTTGGGGCAGCTTCCGGACCCATATTCGAAGATCCAAACGGGATATTCACGTCCGGCGCTCAGAAGGACGAATGAAAACAGCGAACTGGTCAGGTGGTTGGATGAGCGCGACATCATCTCTTCGGTAGGATCGTCGCTTTGGTCGACGGACATCATCGTTCATCTGTATCGGTCATAA
- a CDS encoding zinc finger domain-containing protein has protein sequence MPDFTTHRHPVLAVGCPTCCKPPGVWCRRPSGHRAGDLHQGRKAEADRVFIAQHGDTASILRTAAGWQIDPRGRIRD, from the coding sequence ATGCCCGACTTTACCACTCATCGCCACCCGGTTCTGGCCGTTGGGTGCCCGACCTGCTGTAAGCCGCCGGGGGTGTGGTGCCGCCGCCCGAGCGGCCACCGCGCGGGCGATCTTCACCAGGGTCGAAAGGCCGAGGCTGACCGCGTGTTCATCGCACAGCATGGCGACACTGCCAGCATCCTGCGTACCGCCGCCGGCTGGCAAATCGACCCGCGCGGCCGCATTCGCGATTAG
- a CDS encoding ParB/RepB/Spo0J family partition protein has protein sequence MKTEKNVVAAPVQYFPLDRLYLSDMNPRQDADAERIDLLADSIIACGLIQNLAGLADADGRIAIVAGGRRLRALIRAFEKQPNLLDRRPELAEIPVRIAPDDATARAWANVENAVREALNPADEIRAFAKMRDAGADVPTIAKTFATSEAAIYRRLALSDLPAPVLAALKAGKITLNIAKAFTVANDPDLALEVLAEVEGNPHASEHRVKARLQPEAVKLTDRRAAFVGLDAYTAAGGEVTRDLFEENGTYLQNPDLLDRLFSEKLEDAATAIEAEGWKWVEVIPDSYVSYSTTEKLTRLYKVEVELTEEQAERYDELAELYQADALDEEGEAELEALQELAEGDYTDEQRQHAGAYVYVNSSGMVDASRGYVRPEDRAAAVEAKILTGFAASSGHAGSADDTPKSPYNAALVEDMHRARLHAVQAALLAKPELVLDLLAFGLSGRGGAHQNVFDIRPDRANITPDKANGLTPEPRLSDESDHHGWLDDEERLTAFTDFQAEGKKARNAALTEGLARTLPYPMQKSALFDHIEASTGADLRQVWTPTAEGFFKRVNADYLDSLMLDLTGCNPTGNGFKSWKAMKKSAKADALEKLFTDPDYQKAWHIDVEKKARIDAWRPGCI, from the coding sequence ATGAAAACCGAAAAGAACGTCGTCGCCGCCCCGGTCCAGTATTTCCCGCTTGATCGGCTCTATCTGTCGGACATGAACCCGCGCCAGGATGCCGACGCCGAGCGCATCGACCTTCTGGCCGACAGCATCATCGCCTGCGGCCTGATCCAGAACCTTGCCGGGCTTGCCGATGCCGATGGACGCATTGCTATCGTCGCCGGGGGCCGCCGCCTTCGCGCCCTGATCCGCGCATTCGAAAAGCAGCCCAATCTGCTGGACCGCCGCCCGGAACTGGCCGAAATTCCCGTCAGGATTGCGCCCGACGACGCGACCGCCCGTGCATGGGCGAATGTCGAAAATGCCGTCCGCGAGGCGCTGAACCCCGCCGATGAAATCCGCGCCTTCGCCAAGATGCGGGATGCTGGCGCAGATGTGCCCACCATCGCCAAAACCTTCGCCACGAGCGAGGCCGCAATCTATCGCCGTCTCGCCCTATCGGACCTGCCTGCGCCGGTTCTGGCCGCTCTGAAAGCGGGAAAGATCACCCTGAATATCGCCAAAGCGTTCACCGTCGCAAATGATCCTGACCTTGCGCTTGAGGTGCTGGCCGAGGTTGAGGGCAACCCTCATGCTTCCGAGCACCGCGTCAAGGCAAGGTTACAGCCGGAGGCTGTCAAGCTGACCGACCGCCGTGCTGCCTTTGTCGGTCTGGATGCCTATACCGCCGCAGGCGGCGAAGTCACCCGTGATCTGTTCGAGGAAAACGGCACCTATCTGCAAAACCCCGACCTGCTGGATCGACTGTTTTCCGAGAAGCTGGAAGATGCCGCCACCGCAATCGAGGCCGAAGGCTGGAAATGGGTCGAAGTCATTCCCGACAGCTATGTCAGCTACAGCACCACCGAAAAGCTGACGCGGCTCTACAAGGTCGAGGTCGAACTGACCGAGGAACAGGCCGAGCGGTATGATGAACTGGCCGAACTCTATCAGGCCGATGCGCTTGATGAAGAAGGCGAGGCCGAACTTGAAGCTTTGCAGGAACTGGCCGAGGGCGACTATACCGACGAACAGCGTCAGCACGCAGGCGCTTACGTCTATGTGAATAGCAGCGGCATGGTTGACGCCTCGCGCGGCTATGTCCGCCCCGAGGACCGCGCCGCTGCCGTCGAGGCCAAAATCCTGACCGGCTTCGCCGCGTCCAGCGGCCATGCTGGCAGTGCCGACGACACGCCGAAATCGCCCTATAATGCCGCACTGGTCGAGGATATGCACCGCGCCCGCCTTCACGCCGTTCAGGCGGCGCTGCTGGCAAAGCCGGAACTCGTTCTTGATCTGCTGGCCTTCGGCCTGTCCGGTCGCGGAGGCGCACATCAAAATGTCTTCGATATTCGCCCGGATCGCGCCAACATAACCCCGGACAAAGCCAACGGCCTGACCCCGGAGCCGCGCCTGTCGGATGAAAGTGATCATCACGGCTGGCTTGACGACGAGGAACGCCTCACGGCCTTCACCGACTTCCAAGCCGAAGGCAAGAAGGCCCGCAATGCCGCACTGACCGAGGGGCTGGCCCGGACCCTGCCCTATCCGATGCAGAAAAGCGCACTGTTCGACCACATCGAGGCCAGCACCGGCGCCGACCTGCGCCAAGTCTGGACCCCAACCGCCGAGGGCTTTTTCAAGCGCGTGAATGCCGACTATCTCGACAGCCTCATGCTGGACCTGACCGGCTGCAATCCGACCGGGAACGGCTTCAAATCGTGGAAGGCGATGAAGAAGTCCGCAAAGGCCGACGCCCTCGAAAAGCTGTTCACCGATCCCGACTATCAGAAGGCGTGGCACATCGACGTCGAGAAAAAGGCACGGATCGACGCATGGCGTCCCGGCTGCATCTGA
- a CDS encoding helix-turn-helix domain-containing protein — protein MDREIAYGAIGARLETKLNETGLSRDEQAESLGISRSALATYISLERIPSASTVARAVDRFDIDPRWLLTGDERDRITRDQWVAVLSAFVELKAIMDRLFKDRIGWHQASHDDRMKVYRAGETLYEIGGISALNACANALYEGNPGAQLGAGDMLNHLFNGIGPWRA, from the coding sequence ATGGATCGGGAAATAGCTTACGGAGCAATTGGTGCTCGTCTTGAGACGAAATTGAATGAAACTGGACTTAGCCGGGATGAGCAAGCGGAAAGCCTTGGCATCAGCCGGTCGGCGCTTGCGACCTATATCAGCCTTGAGCGGATCCCGAGCGCGTCGACCGTGGCCAGGGCCGTGGACAGGTTTGACATTGATCCGCGCTGGCTACTAACCGGCGATGAACGGGATCGTATCACACGGGATCAATGGGTCGCGGTCCTTTCGGCCTTCGTGGAGCTGAAGGCGATCATGGATCGGTTATTCAAGGATCGGATCGGCTGGCACCAAGCTTCGCATGATGATCGGATGAAGGTGTATAGGGCAGGCGAGACCCTGTACGAGATCGGTGGCATATCGGCGTTGAACGCCTGCGCAAATGCGCTTTACGAAGGCAATCCCGGCGCGCAGCTTGGCGCCGGCGACATGCTCAACCACCTGTTCAACGGGATCGGCCCCTGGCGCGCGTAG
- the nrdH gene encoding glutaredoxin-like protein NrdH — protein sequence MSITVYSKPACVQCTATTRSLDAKGVAYTVVDLTEDDDALRFVESLGYRQAPVVISGPDHWSGFRPDLIAAL from the coding sequence ATGAGCATCACCGTCTATTCCAAGCCCGCCTGCGTGCAATGCACCGCCACCACCCGCAGCCTCGACGCAAAAGGCGTCGCCTATACGGTTGTTGACCTGACCGAAGACGACGACGCACTGCGCTTCGTCGAAAGCCTGGGCTATCGGCAGGCCCCCGTGGTGATTTCCGGCCCCGATCACTGGTCCGGCTTCCGCCCCGATCTCATCGCCGCCCTCTAG